The DNA region cTTCAAATTCGTCCAATGATCGTGACGATTGGCCCCACGATGGGCACCATCTGTCGGTGGGCGCTAtggtgggcgccagctgtcggtgtttttaccgtcggcctacctagggataccctaaggtaggtgattatttggtgagcgatcgccggatctgaaacttgaaggtgaacgcaaggacataagatacaaatttagacaggttcggaccgctagagtagcgtaataccctacgtcctgttttgacaggttcggaccgctagagtagcgtaataccctacgtcctgttttggggtgttgtatattgtgccctgcgcttgggtgttgagtagcctgttggctgctctctgttggttctctcatatctaggtatccctgccctcctttatatatcccaagggacggggttcctagtaggattacgaGGTAGGAGCCCTactaggattacaaggtatgagtcataataggattacagtgaaatcctagtaggaatcagacttcttttttctcacgggtagcttccttatggtacccaggggatctatccctaacACGCAAGGCTGACCAACCAAAAATTTAGATGAAAATCTTGCATGCTTTACGTGCTTTAGAAATAGGtacatatatatagatatacaTCCGCATTCGTATCCGTATCCGATAGGTATCCGCGTCCGAATCCGACTCCAAAAGAAAATATGAAAATAAATATAATATCAATGATATTCATCCGTATCCGATCCGTTTGCATCCTACTCTCAGTCACGTCCGATCCGTTTACATCCCTAATCTCGGTCATTGCGACAGCCACTCACACAAATTCGGCTGACCACGCCAAGAGATCAGCAGAAAGTGCAAACCGTTTGGACAAGACTCAAGAGCAAGACGACGTCAACACCAATCGGATGCCATTGTGCTTCTGGATCGCGACCATGTCAAAAGCATGACGTGGCAGCTCGGCGGACCAAAGCATCAGTTTGCCCTTGGCCACGTCAACGCCATGTGCGACTGCATTGCCATCGCCACGGCCGGAAGCCACAGCCACAATGATCTGAAACTTCCACGATACGAAACTGTGAGCATTGAGCCAAAGAATATCAGATGCCCCGCATTTGACATGACCCTTTCACTCTACGAATTTCCGAGAAACCAGCTAAAAAATACCCAATATCCAACATTTGATATCTCTTCTGCCTTTTCAACTAAACCAACCATTGTGAATTACTTATTGTGCCTACTGGCCAACATGCACCAACCATGAGAACTTTGTACATGACTGATAACTTGATGAACATCCCAATAGGGGGTCACACACACTGTTCCCCTTTTCTACCTGGCCTGATGCACTTTTTTACCCCCACAAAAGGCACTGATCCTATGTACACTAGCTACAGAACTTAAAACTGAAAACAATAAAGCACAGGAAAAGAGCAATAGTCATGGTCAGCTTGAATTCCTATCATCTGCCTCATAGAAGATACTAGAACTCTCTGTCAAGCAGGTCATTCAAGACCGCTTCCTCGATCAAAAAGGCTCTATGTGGAATTTGACAGCTTCAATGTCAACAACCCTAACGGTCTCATCTGACTGAGAAATCTTGCTCTTCTAGACAAGCATGCAACCTTGGCTACGCATACAGTGCAGTCCTCCTACTGCCTCTCCTTCTGGATGGCGTGAGGACGAACTGTGGTGACCCGCTGTTCGCAGGGGAGCTCATAGCTACTGGCAGGCGTTCAGGCGCATATGGCTGGCTTGCAACATGGTTCAGGCCTGTCACAACATCAGCGATGATTGGGCGGACATGGGGCTGGTCCTGGAGGCACATTATGCTGATCACAACTAACTGGTTCAGAGCCGATGACGGGTAGCAGCCCAGCAGAGCCGGATCAGCAAGCCGGTAGAACTTCCTCTTGTCATGAAGAAATGGCCTTGACTGCAAAATTTAGAGAAAATGATAAGGCACTGTATGAATAAAACTTTTTTGAGCTTCTACGATCTTAAACATTACAAGGTACATCTAAAAGACATTACAAGTTAAAGCCGCTTACCCATGTTAGCAAACTCTGCTCTGGTTTAGGCCTTGACGCATCATAAATCCTCCTGCCGGTTATCAGTTCCAACAGAAGAACACCAAAACTGTAGATGTCCGATTTCATGGTAAGTTTACCACTCACAACATAGTCAGGAGCACAGTAGCCATAGGTACCCATAACTCTTGTGGAGACATGAGTTCTGTCACCAACTGGTCCAACTTTTGCAAGTCCAAAGTCAGAAAGCTTCGGACTGAAATCCTCACCCAGCAGAATATTAGCAGCTTTCATATCACGGTAAATGACAGGTGGATCAGCTACATTGTGCAAGTAAGAAAGCCCTTCTGCTACTCCAACAGCTATCCTCACACGTGTATTCCAATCAAGTGGTTTCTTGCCAAGAGGCACATCTAATCAAAGGTGAAAGGAAACCTTTGTCAATCAAATGAAAAACAAAAGTAACATGTTGAATGTAAACTTGCAATGGTACCAACGGAAATATTTTATTAAAATGGCTTATCGGCTACTTCAAACTTTATAATAAACAACAGCACCCACAATCCATACACACAGCACCACAAACAATGGTCCACACAAAGATCCAAAATACTCatacaaaaaaaaagaacataaaGGGCTCACATGATACCCATGTCTAGCACTGCTATCATCAAGAAGAACATGTCATGTCCAGGCATGAGACAAGCCATGAGAACCTCAGGACTTCAATAATTATTTGTGGGGACAATTTGGCTAGCCTTAGGTACTACGTGGCTACAATTTTGGGATTGTCTGTTAGAATAAGGAGGTTTTCCAGGTCTCAAACTCTAAAACAAACAATAATTACAAACATTTTGTGTTGGTTGCATGATGGAATCGGTACAGTGTTGAGCACTTGCACCCTTCAACAGAATGAGTGGTTCACTGGTTTAACTATACAGTTATTAAATAACATTGCTGAACTTAAATGTTTCTCTAGATCTTCATTTAGTAAAATAATTGAATGAAGCCAGTTGCTTGAGCCTAGAACTCTGACTTTGTGGTAATACAAGGCAAACAACAGCAAGGAACATTTTCTTGACTCACTCCAAGAGAAAATGCCAGTTTTGACAGCTTGCAACATAGACAAACAACAAGCAGCATTCTTGTCCATAGTTTTGAGAGCTAGCAGCTACATAATTGTTGCTTCTAAGAAAAAGGAGGTGCAAACCACGAAGGCATGTTAAAAGGAGGCATACATTTAGACTGTTGAAAGATAAACAAAAAGAAACATATAGTTGCAGTTCAATTGCTAAAATATATGAATGTGAAGGAAAATAGGAGCCTTCCTACGAAAAGTAACAAAAGAGTGTACAGCAGTGGTTAACAGATTAAATAGGTGCCCCAATTTTTCTTCATGGTTCTAGTACAAATGGAAATCTTAGCTTTTCAAGGAGTCAAATAGACATCCTGGATTCACATAAAGAAGGCAATAGAAATAAAAGTGATGGTGAAACTTCATTACTCATTGTTTTACAGTGACAGAGAAGAACATTACTGACACAAATTTGTACTAGTTTGTGCTTACCGGCACAATCAGTGCCCCGCTTACATTAGCAAATAGTAACATAAAAGGTCATACTTCAAAATCCCAAGATTCCTGCCTGCTACaacctaaaaatattattatgaCATCATTTTCATAGTGATTTATTCATCATGTAATGACAGGATCACCTGGATTAGCCATTGTTGCCCGAGCTCTCGTGTGGTGGATAGTTCATATAGGAACTGAGTGGCATCTGCACTTAGTGCATATAGTGAGGTGTGAGGATGAGAGTGTTTTCGGGCTGTTAAGCTTGTACGTTGGGTGGGCTTTTGAGCGATTTGGGGATGAAGGGTGCTGCAATACATTTCATTATGGATCTGGTTGCATTTGGATTAGGACTTCAGTTAAAAAAATCAAGTCTGGTCAGAGTGAGCGAACCAAAACTGAAGAAGCAAAGAACATATACAGGCCAGAGTAATAATATTCCTAGCAGCAGAAAAGTTAGAACATCATCTGACGAAAGATTTCAAGGAACAAAGAAAAAATATCATTCATTTCTTGAACC from Panicum hallii strain FIL2 chromosome 9, PHallii_v3.1, whole genome shotgun sequence includes:
- the LOC112877482 gene encoding probable serine/threonine-protein kinase PBL21, with the translated sequence MGCFGCFAPEAEEGDEDHKPSKPDDSSGADARRKVAPDVANGYAHSFTFKDLLVATGYFNEANFIGEGGFGKVYKGKINGQMVAVKQLAQDGVQGRNEFLVEVLMLTVLNHPNLVSLVGFCAQGDERLLVYEYMPFGSLESHLFDVPLGKKPLDWNTRVRIAVGVAEGLSYLHNVADPPVIYRDMKAANILLGEDFSPKLSDFGLAKVGPVGDRTHVSTRVMGTYGYCAPDYVVSGKLTMKSDIYSFGVLLLELITGRRIYDASRPKPEQSLLTWSRPFLHDKRKFYRLADPALLGCYPSSALNQLVVISIMCLQDQPHVRPIIADVVTGLNHVASQPYAPERLPVAMSSPANSGSPQFVLTPSRRRGSRRTALYA